Genomic DNA from Misgurnus anguillicaudatus chromosome 18, ASM2758022v2, whole genome shotgun sequence:
acagctcttacatttatttaagtctaggactagtctaatctctgTGTGGGAAACTGCCCCGTAGAATTTAAATTAgcacctcagaggtgcatattaTATCAAAGAGTGTATATATCAGTACCTCAAAAGTTCATATACTATTACCAAATGTACACATAtatctaaatggtacatataaggACAGCAACAGCTTCGGGACatttttgtcaatttttttctgtgtcaGTGACTTGAATAAAGAATGATAATATTATTTAGTCTTGTTACTACTATTACTTCAACACGTTCTTACTCCCAACTCGTCACATATTAATTACTTATATTCTTTATTTAGATATATGGTCATGGGCATAGTTATTGTACAGTATAGTGAGTGAGGGGTCCTGGGTTcacattacaaataaataaaattatcaaTTAAATTACCCATGTGAATTTGCAACGAACAAGTTAATCGACAAGTGCTGTTGTTGTATAAAAAAAGACCACCTATGACATTCTGTTCCACGGGAAAAAGTCATACAAGTTTCGATTGGCGCGTGGGCGGtagatgatgacagaaattttgtttatatgaaaGATCTGTTGATGGTTTGGCCTAATTTTATAAATGAATGTGTGAATCTGCCCGTGTTTCagacaaacttttattttgtttacaatatCCGCACCACTTGAATGAATAGTTCGCACACAATTTTTGTCAAACACATTTACAGTTGATAGGTTTAGTATATATTTAAACAGCTCAGATGATAAATTCTCTAAGTGCATCTTGTAAATTAGCAGTTTTATCAGGCTGttatgttcagtaatttcactttaatgacaATGAAAAGGTTATAAGTCAGTAACTAacatgccttattttcacaaacgtAAAAAAATTTGGTCAGTATCCTAATATATTCGATGAACCTCCTGTAACCGGGTAAACCTTGCACCTTGACGTTTGCGCGTGGGCCCATGCACTTTCACTGTAAAATCTtgccaacaaactggtattttTGAATGGCCCGAGGCTGAGATTAATCAGAtttaaagtgaaagtatttgatgataATACGTGCAGTTTGATGATAAGCCTTTGGTCAAAATCAATACACTAAAAaattggtgctaaatagcactaaaagctcatAATCATAgcggaaccatttttagtgctatatagcctacccagtctcatgaggtttcgtgatatagtcacgcatttttttattcttttttcgtgatattgtcacgaatttccgcgttttttttgtgatcgtataacggattcctgttttcgtgtgattattgGTCACTTATTGGtcactcaactgctttttcctatttttaaaccattgttgcttcggtttagggttagatttggtgctttcattagaatgtcactttatatattggtttatacaattttttctgatttattttttatatgtcgcctagCGTTAGGGTTatagttgggtttggttagggatgtcattttatgtaaatctaaccctaaaccgaagcgacaatgctaagaaaataggacaaaacagttgagtaaccaatacgtgattatcacacgaaaacaggaattcgttatacgatcacgaaaaaacacggaaattcgtgataatatcacgaaaaaagaacaaaaaaatatgtgactatataacaaaatttcgtgagactgggctgtatatagcacctatgaagaatcGGTGATATCACCCGCGGGTGATACTgtagcaccagatatggttctatatagcataATAGGGTTCTAAAATAGGTGCTACACAGGGACTACATAGGTGCTTTatggcagtggttttcaaactggtgCCAGgggagatggtgccaggggggccccagttttatgaaatttgatgaaatacattaatttatcatcaattctgtgtagttaaacctaagaaaataaggctactaaccaaaagcactactttttttgtataattcaatgtttttttattaaaatgttgagttttagaacaattttttgtcacaaattttctttggggggccgcgaaggaatgcaccgtacacaaggggggccgcacgctgaaaaagtttgggaaccactgctttatggcacttaaaatggttcccgtatgattacgagccagtgaaccacttttagtgctatttagcactgtttgtttttagagcgatctcatttttgactgaggtggcatttagtggcttttgcatctgagctctttatatttttttattttattatataaacaaaTCATCATGATAAGCGGTTTATCTGGAGCAAAAAGCTCTCTGGTGTAAACCCGTCCATTCCaaatttttatgaatattttgGTGACATTTTTGCGAGTTGAGGTTTGGCATTAACAAGCTTCAAAATGaacaataaaagtaaaataaatgatgCTTCTATTTAACGCAGTTTTGCTTTGTTTATGATACTGAATGCTGTATCTTAAATGCTAACGCTcactttttttgtgtttgtgtgtgtgtcagacaAAGAAAAATTCACATTCAACACTTTATGGAACAACAGTGTGAATCTGCAGCATGGGAAAAATGTGGTAGTGTCCTGTGGAGGGCCATACACGGTCTACATGTGGGCTAATGTGACAAGCTTTGATGAACTTTCAGGGACTGTAAACCTGACGATGTTGCAAGGAAATCAAATAGTCTACCAGCAGACCATGCAAAGCACAGAAAGGGCGAAAGTACAGAGCGCAGCCATGCTGGCTGAGGACAAGGAGATCACGTTAGAAATTTCCAAAAAGGAGAACACTGACATCAAATTTCTCCACATAGGCCTCCACTACATGCTGGGAGACCAGTGCTTTGAATCACCAGAAGAAAGAACCTGATTCGTATATGAAGCTCTTTAAGGTGCTTTTCGTCTTTCCAGTGACATACCCGTGGTTtgtcaaaataatattttcatctGGAAATTACTCAATATCCTCACCCAGATTTTAAAACATTCCTGAGTTATTAATTCAATAACCAACCCTTCCCTGGACTAAAGTTGTTATTGTAAAGCAAAAGAGGACAAATAACCTTTTGGGAACTACAAAAGGAAACAAGATTTGGCAATTGTGAAATACCTACTGAAACATACAATGGATGACGTGGTGTTTAATGCAGGGCCACCGTCACACAGTGACGTATCAAATATAGTGTACCTCACCAGAATCTGGATTTGTGAGGGTTTCATAAGCTCTTTGTAGAATGTAATGATGATTTTATAACTACGTCTTACCAATGTATATAGTGCTGTGAAAAGGATTCAGATTTTATCCTGATAAAGCTTTCAGATACTGACAAAGAATGATGTTCTCAACGTTTGTCAAGTTCCTCACTGGAACAAGTCTTACAAATGAATGTTTTTatgatatttaaatattaattatcttggtaaactgtaaaatgtatttatactgaaagcaaaatgaataaattaaatatttaatcaaGCCACCATTAATGTAATGGTGAACTTAAGCACTAAAGGCATAAGAAGGGAAGCAAACAAAATTTTCTGTTATCTGCATATTAACAAATTCATTTTTATACCCAATAGTTATAATAggtttttagtttattttcagTGCAATGTGTTTGTATATATCAAGCATAACCCTACATGTCTAACCAATGTCTGCGATTGCTATACTGTAGCAAAGCTTTATTTATACAGCAAGGTTTGCACTTGTTTTATGACTGAATAtgattaattattatatatatatatatatcaataaaaaatgcttaaatgtcATCTATAGCCTCCATTTATTTACAACGCTTACATCATATGTGAATAAAGCATACCTTTGGCCTTTAAGGTTTCCCACTTAAGGTCCACCCATTTTTCTATCTCTTCCGCCTTTACTCTCAGCCTTCTTGTTTATACATGCCCTTTGCTTTCAATCGGTTATATGTGGGGGTGGTGATGTCAGAAACAAGAGTGAAAGTGTTCACTGTTCATCTCCGTGTTTGCGTCATGTCATTTTTGTTGTGTCTATATTTGTGCTATTGTTGTATACTTGATTCCTTATTTCCTGGTTGTGTCATTTCATGGTGAGGAAATTCTTATACTGTAAGTATGACACAGAACCGACAGATTTACACAGATTATAGAAAGTAATTCAGTTGATTGTAGTgctgtcattttttatttagttgaaTGATAGCCTGTGTTTTCCCCTAGCAAGCAATAGCCGTCATTTCAccatctaggttaactatacAAGTCTGATATAGACGGGCAATATGAGTAACACCCTTCTAGCCATAAAGTTGATAATAAAGTTGAATTTGGTGCAGTTTTTGACAAAATAACTTgagagatgtatgatattttatCATGTCCatgtgtttggtttcatttattttacttcatttatttttgggctatggttagatgtCTATTACATTTTCATTGACGGCAAATTTAGCCTTGTTTTAGACATCTGGgctgtgtactgtatgtatggatgtcttttaaatgcaaaattgtttGCTGTGTATCGGTGTTCTGAGTCTGACATTTGAacttaccatttcatgcatttttttatgtataaaaatCTGAACAATAAACAGCTTAAGGCCAttgcttaaaggacaagttcggtatttttcacttaaagccctgtttatgatgaaatagaacggttttgactgaaatttcgacatatgatgcttgcccgagaattttcgggtgtttcttgcatcacctcccacctctataatggctgtataggtgcacaggaacaatccctcccaaaatgcaccaaacgTTCGTCTACAAAGACGCGAAacccaccgagtggtcaggggcgttcactgatatgctcacacaaaaatcgccgcaaaagacgccttccaacaggttttattgtagtttttgtccaactccattgacttgtattagatgtgctgtgaggtacggtattactccgccgccgggaacgttgtttgtattcttgcaattggcaaaggcggattatcgccaccaactgggctggagagtctattattcaagctctcaacggaagaatatacgggtgtgaggcgtttggaaaaataggtccacaagtttacaacaaatgctAAGATACCTGTtgaaaagcatcttttgcagcgatttttgtcagtgaacacccctgaccatgATTTAGTTCATAATAAATGAACCTTGCTTCTTTTAATTCCAGTCAGTCTGCTTAAAAACATGCCTTTTTTAACATATGCATGCCTTACTTTTGTAAGCGTATGAATTGTATATGTGCTTAGTTGTAGAACTATATTGGTGTTTTAAAGATAAGCAAGCATGCGTACAACATTAGAAACTAGTGATAATCCAACAGGGTAATAAAAAGAGATTTTATGTACACATTGTGCtgctcttatctcaaaattGGGTCATATGTCCcttctcattttaacaatcTGTGATATCTGAGGTTCTTTGTCCTgtggaaatttgtaaaatgatgtgtgttttctgttttgattgCTGAATGACCAGCATCTCGGTACAAAACAATAGGATCAAAGTGCACACTCTGGACGTCCATCCCTCACAGCCTCATTTAGAAATCAACATGGTGGCTGCCTAAATAAGTTGTATGGTCACTTAACATTAGTGGATTTGTCATGATGAGTTAatcacatacactcacctaaaggatgaTTAGGAACacttgttcaatttctcattattgCAATGGTGCgagggatgttttttttttggcacactttaggccccttagtgccaaaaGGGCATcctttaaatgccacggcctacctgagcattgtttccatccctttatgaccaccatgtacccatcctctgatggctacttccagcaggataatgcaccatgtcacaaagctcgaatcattcaaattggtttcttgaacatgacagtgagttcactgtactaaaatggccaccacagtcaccagatttcaacccaatagagcatctttgggatgtggttgaacgggagcttcgtgccctggatgtgcatctcataaatctccatcaactgcaagatgctatcctaataatatgggccaacatttctaaagaatgctttcagcaccttgttgaatcaatgccacgtagaattaaggcagttctgaaggcaaaagggggtcaaacacagtattagtatgatgttcctaataatcctttaggtgagtgtgaaTAGAGCCATTAgtcaattatttaaaattgcaataaaatgtgaaaaatctaTTCATCAGCATGTGTCAATTGTGAATAGTTAAAGGagaacaccacagtttttcaatattttactatgttcttacctcaacgataaattaatacatacctatcttttttcagtgcgtgcacttttagtctttgtacagcgcttcttgaatgtgttggcatttagcctagccccattcattcctatggctccaaaaaaaagttttattttgtgccaccatacttactcatgtaccTACTCATgtgacagtctttaaatagagaaaacatggaagtgtttggtggcttctaaatttatccttatttggatcctaaagaatgaatggggctaggctaaatgctaacacattcacaacgtgctttacaaagattaagtgcacacactgaaaaaaatagaTATGtgttaattagtctaagttgaggtggGAACATTGAAAatgttgaaaaatggtggtgttttccttaaaaaaaaaaaaaattactgtgTTCATGCTGCTCAAAATAGCTCCATTATCTAAGGAAGCTCTAGCAGGTGTGATCAGAAAAcgcaataaaaatatttattacatcCAGAGACCCACAGCACTTTAAATGTTGTAAGTCTTCCTTATATGGCAATTCATGAATGATATAAATCTGGCAAGATCGGagcattttgctttttaattatTTAGGAACTTTGCATCAGTAGTCATGCGAATCATGTGTTTCTCTGACGCGAACCCATTTTCAGAATTTTGTTACTTAAAATgagtaacactttacagtaaggttcattagttaacattagtcaACTACgctagttaacatgaactaataatgaactgcactattacagcatttattaatcttagttaatgttaatttcaacaattaccaGTACTTTATtcaaatcttgttaacgttatgctttgtgaactaacatgaacaaagctttatttctattaacattaacaaagattactAAATAcggtaacaaatgtattgctaatggtttgttcatgttagagtaatacattaattaatgttaactaataaaccttaatgtaaagtgttaccttaaaatgtacaataaatGTTCAAAATACAAGCCATGGCATTCTACACAggcaaaatataataataacaacatgtcttaattaaaaaaaaaagttttgtaatAGTGAACAATAGTTTGTTGAAATTCATTTCATTAAGCTAAATTCTTAGTGTATATAAAAGGTAGCTCATgagtaataataatattgattAAGAAGTGAAATTCTTAGATTACTAttgtttaatttgaaaaaaaaaccaaGATAACAAAATCATGTGGGCGGCAATAAATCAGAGGACTCCGCAACCACGTTTGTAATAAAACCAGTAAGTCAACACCATATAACCAAAGATGTGAAATATTCAGGCATGTTTAAACCAGCCATATTGAATGAATGTACTATGCATGATACTACTTTATTTGGAAAAGATTTCACCTCCAGGTTAGCTGAATCATTACTTTTAAAGGAACTGGATATGCTATTATACTCCCCTGAAGATGGCAGCCCACTCATAGTTTTTATGGAAGAAATGCTGATGAATTTCTTTGCCCTTCCTTACTACTTTAGGAAAACACAAATCAAGCAAACATCTCAACCTCATCTAAACTGCAA
This window encodes:
- the LOC129429827 gene encoding uncharacterized protein, which codes for MFFGVSDCFLLRLFAYCIKGKCFLAVLFIALRPSISMDSKDAQETLERGGEDARCTCRGARRKVVAVLFIQSLLTATCAAISLWIFFGQTEKQDKGIMLFSPDKGIYLELIDKEKFTFNTLWNNSVNLQHGKNVVVSCGGPYTVYMWANVTSFDELSGTVNLTMLQGNQIVYQQTMQSTERAKVQSAAMLAEDKEITLEISKKENTDIKFLHIGLHYMLGDQCFESPEERT